The proteins below come from a single Magallana gigas chromosome 10, xbMagGiga1.1, whole genome shotgun sequence genomic window:
- the LOC136272005 gene encoding uncharacterized protein, translating into MNLFEKWRANRRENIPDFKLMTTEQMSFWLGRLTMMEARKRDGTEYPPRSIYLILCGLLRYLKDNGVYDKNFLDENNGEFTDFRKLVDERMKSLIDKGFGCSLKQADPILPKDEETLWQKHVFGKESAEQLQHTVFFYACKVFGLRGYDEHHDLQCEQFTIGEDSAGRFIQFSGRATKTYKGGLGHLNVQSKNLRHHSLPGDRCLVDYFEIYLGSLGNTGAFYRRPLPPTDEEQIRFGQQVVGVNKLKSFMKTITQKGGLKGNFTNHSGKRWQQSKEYRCFISDVSQIQNTFASFA; encoded by the exons ATGAATCTCTTTGAAAAATGGCGGGCCAACCGGCGGGAAAATATTCCCGATTTTAAGCTGATGACCACGGAGCAGATGAGTTTTTGGCTTGGACGGTTAACAATGATGGAGGCGCGGAAGCGCGATGGAACAGAATATCCGCCAAGATCTATCTACCTCATACTATGCGGACTTTTGCGATATTTGAAAGACAATGGTgtctatgataaaaatttcctTGACGAAAATAACGGAGAATTTACCGATTTCCGGAAATTGGTTGATGAAAGAATGAAATCCTTAATTGACAAAGGATTCGGGTGTAGTTTAAAACAAGCGGACCCTATTCTGCCTAAAGACGAAGAGACTTTGTGGCAAAAGCACGTGTTTGGAAAGGAAAGTGCCGAACAGTTGCAACACACCGTTTTCTTTTACGCATGCAAAGTCTTTGGACTAAGAGGATACGACGAACACCACGACTTGCAGTGTGAGCAGTTCACGATCGGAGAGGACAGCGCTGGGCGATTTATTCAGTTCTCGGGAAGGGCCACAAAGACCTACAAAGGCGGCCTTGGGCATCTGAATGTGCAGTCAAAGAACCTGAGACATCATTCATTGCCAG gGGACCGGTGCTTAGTTGATTACTTCGAGATATATCTGGGATCATTAGGAAATACCGGTGCGTTTTATAGACGGCCATTGCCTCCTACAGATGAAGAGCAGATTCGCTTCGGACAGCAGGTGGTTGGAGTAAATAAACTGAAGTCGTTCATGAAAACCATAACTCAAAAGGGTGGATTAAAAGGAAACTTCACTAATCATAGTGGAAAAC gTTGGCAGCAATCCAAAGAGTACCGATGTTTTATCAGTGATGTTTCTCAGATACAGAACACTTTTGCCTCATTTGCATAA